A window of Pedococcus badiiscoriae genomic DNA:
CCACCACTGGAAGGCATAGGCCTGGTGCGGCCCTAGGTCGGTGTCGGGTGCCTCCAGAGGGGTGGGGCGACTCGGGGCGGAGCCGTCGGGGAGACGCTCGACGTCGAGCACGACGTACGCGCCGAGCAGCTGCGTGCCGACCCGCGAGCTGACCTCCGCCTGGTTGATGCTCGCGACCTGGCCCGCGGGCATCGACTTGCCCAGCGACGGCTCCCATCGGCGCAACCAGCCGGTCACCGTGAGCGACGCGGTCGGCGGGGGCACGACCCGGGGGAGGGTCTGCGCGGTCTGGGCGTTCATCACCCAGCCACGGTCGACGAGCACGGTCGCACCGGAGTCGTCGACGAACGGGACCAGCACCTCGTAGCCGTAGGTGCCCTGGTAGGGACGGTTGCGCACGAGCAAGGTCTTGTCCGCGGCATACCTGCCGTGCATCGTGACCCGGGTCCACTCCTCGGCGAGCGGCATGGGGGCCGGGCCCAGCACGTCGGTGACGGGGCGAGGCTTGGCGTCGTAGTGGGCATGGATGCGGTCGGCTCGGGCCGCCTTGGCCTCGTAGCGGTGCCATTGCCACTGGCCGAGGAAGTACGCGGCCACCGCGAAGGCCAGGGCGACCCCGAAGGCACCCAGCCACCGACGCGATGTGAGCACCTTGACCACTGCTTCACGGTACCCGGCTTAGGCTAGGGACCATGACGGGCCTTCCCTTTCCCAGCGTGCGCGGTGAGAGCCGTGCTCCTGAGGGGACCGTCGGGCTGCCTGACCAGCTGGGCAGGGTGGCCCGCGACCTGCGCGTGTCGGTGACCGACCGGTGCAACCTTCGCTGTCGGTACTGCATGCCGGCCGAGGGGCTGCCGTGGCTGGCCAAGCCCGAGATGCTCACCGACGACGAGCTCGTCCGGGTGATCGGGGTGTTCGTCGGCCTGGGGATCACGCAGATCCGGCTGACCGGTGGGGAGCCGTTGTTGCGCCGCTCCCTCGTCGACGTCGTGCGACGGGTGGCCGCGCTAGAGCCGCGGCCACGGATCGCCATGACCACCAACGGCATCGGCCTCGACCGCCTGGCCCAGCCGCTGGCCGACGCCGGCCTGGACCGGGTCAACGTCAGCCTCGACACCATCGACCCGCAGGAGTTCGCGGACCTGACCCGACGCGACCGGCTGCACGACGTCGAGCTGGGCCTCAAGGCCGCCGCAGCCGCTGGGCTGGCACCGGTCAAGGTCAACGCCGTCGCGATGCGTGGCATCAACGACCACTCCGTCGGCGACCTGCTCCAGTGGTGCCTGGACCGCGGGTACGAGCTGCGGTTCATCGAGCAGATGCCGCTCGACGCCCAGCACGGCTGGGACGCCTCCACGATGATCAGCGCGGAGGAGATCAGGGAGCGGCTGGGGGAGCGGTTCGAGCTCACACCGCTGCCCGCCGCCGACCGTGGCAGTGCCCCTGCCGAGCGGTTCCTCGTCGATGGCGGACCCTTCACGGTGGGCATCATCGCCAGCGTCAGCGCACCGTTCTGTGCCGCCTGCGACCGCACGCGGCTCACGGCCGACGGCCAGGTGCGCAACTGCCTCTTCTCCCAGCGGGAGACCGACCTGCTGGGGCCGCTGCGTGCGGGCGCCACGGACGAGGAGCTCGCAGCACTCATCCAGGGCGAGATGTGGCGCAAGGCGCCGGGGCACGGCATCGGCACCGCCGACTTCGTCCAGCCGGACCGTCCGATGTCCGCCATCGGAGGCTAGCCGCGCCAGGTCGGAGCTCGTTCAGCCGCAGCTCGTTCAGCCGGCTGTCTCGGGGATCGCGTCGGCGGGGACGGTCTCGACGAGGAAGCCGCGGATCGAGAGGAACTCCCCGAGCGAGGTCCGGTGCTCGTCGCAGGCCAGCCAGACCTTGCGACGGTCGGCGGTGTGCAGCGTGGGGTTGTTCCACAGGTGCGCCCAGGTGGCGGGGTTGCGACACGCCTTGGCGCTGCAGACGAGGGCGCCCATCAGCGGGTGATCTGCTCGGGGCCGTCGCCGCGCGGCGTCACCGGTGCCGACGAGCCCGGCGCACGTGGGCGGACGGCGTTGGCCAGCACGACGGCCACGTACGGGAGCAGGATGGCGGCGACCGCGAGGCTGCCCCACAGCCACCACGGGGCCCCCCGCGTCGCGGTCAGCACGGCCAGGATGAAGCACGCGGTGCGGATGCCCATGGTCACGAGGTAGCGCCGGATCCGGCCCGCCTGCTCCTGCGCCAGCGACTCCGGGACGGTCGTCACCGACTGCACGACGGGCTCGTCGTGGTGGTGGCGGTGGGGGCGCGGCACATGTCCACGATAGGCGTCGCAGGATGCGGTGTACCCATGGGTAGTCGATAAGGTCGCGACCGAGGCGCAGCGCGGGTGCGCGCCCGCTGGACGCACCGTCGAGACACACGGAGGACATCCATGGCAGGCCGCAACGTGCTGGTCACCGGGGGCAACCGGGGGATCGGCCTGTCCATCGCCACGGCCCTGGCTGAGGCGGGCGACAACGTCGTGATCACGCACCGCTCCGGCGAGCCGCCCGAGGGGCTGCGCGGGGTTCGGTGCGAGGTGACGGACTCCGCCTCGGTCGACCAGGCGTTCACGGAGGCGGAGGAGATCTGGGGCGGCCCCGTCGAGGTGCTGGTCGCCAACGCCGGTGTCACCCGGGACGGCCTGCTCATGCGCATGAGTGACGAGGACTTCGACTCCGTCATCGACACCAACCTGGCCGGCGCCTTCCGCTGCGCACGGCGTGCGGTGAAGGGCATGATCAAGGCCCGCAGGGGACGGATCATCTTCATCTCCAGCGTCGTCGGGCTCTACGGCTCACCCGGCCAGACCAACTACTCGGCGAGCAAGGCGGGCCTGGTCGGCCTGGCCCGCTCGATCTCCCGGGAGCTCGGTGGCCGCGGGATCACGGCCAACGTGGTGGCCCCCGGCTTCATCGAGACCGACATGACGGCCGAGCTGCCCGAGGACCGCAAGAAGGCCTACCAGGCCACCATCCCGGCCGGCCGGTTCGCCCAGCCGGAGGAGGTCGCCGCAGCGGTGCGCTTCCTCGCCGGCGACGACGCGGCATACATCACCGGCGCGGTGATCCCCGTCGACGGCGGCCTCGGCATGGGCCACTGAGCCCCGCCTCCGACCACTCACACCACGACCGAAAGAGACCCCGACATGCTGCTTGAGGGCAAGAAGCTCCTGATCACCGGCGTCCTCATGGACTCCTCGATCGCCTTCCACGTCGCCAAGATCGCGCAGGAGCAAGGCGCCGAGGTGGTGCTCACCTCGTTCGGCCGCACCATGCGGATCACCCAGACGATCGCCAAGCGGTTGCCCACCACCCCGCCGGTCGTCGAGCTGGACGTCACCGACTCCGACCACCTGGACTCGCTCGCGGAGCGGCTGGGCGAGCACGTCGACCACCTCGACGGCGTGCTGCACTCCATCGGGTTCGCGCCGCAGGGTGCCTTCAACTTCCTGGAGGGGACGTTCGAGGACGTGTCGACGGCGATGCACGCCTCGGCCTACTCCCTGAAGTCCCTGGGGGTGGCAGCACTGCCGCTCATGGGCCAGGGCGGCAGCATCGTGGGCCTGACCTTCGACGCGAAGTTCGCCTGGCCGGTCTACGACTGGATGGGCGTGGCCAAGGCCGCGTTCGAGTCGACCAACCGCTACCTCGCCCGCGACCTCGGCCCCAAGGGCATCCGCTGCAACCTCGTCGCGGCCGGACCCATCCGGACGACGGCGGCCAAGTCGATCCCCGGGTTCCAGACGTTCGAGGACACCTGGAACGAGCGGGCCCCGCTGGGTTGGGACGTCAACGACGCCCTCCCGGCCGCCAAGGCCTGCGCTGCGCTGCTGTCGGACTGGTTCCCGGCGACGACGGGCGAGATCGTCCACGTCGACGGTGGCGTGCACGCGATGGGGCAGTGACCGGCGCAGGCGGCTCGACCCACCGCTACTAGGCTCGCTGGCATGACGTTCGAGCCCGCTGCCGAACCCGCCTCCCAGCCCGGTTCGGAGCCCGTTGCGAAGCCCGTCTCGGCACCCGGCGTCGTCGTGACGGAGGTGCGCGTCCTCGAAGGTCCCAACCTCTACTTCGCCAAGCCCGCGATCAAGGTCAGCCTCGAGCTGCCCGGCTACCTCGCCGCCGACGCAGAGCTCCTGTCGGCTCTCGCAGCCCGCATCGGGCTGCGCAGCGCCCGTCCCGGCGCTCCCGGCACCGAACAGCGCCAGCGCTTCGTGATGCGTCTGGTCGAGCGCGGGGTGCGGTTGCTGGCCACCGCGAGCGGGACGACCCGCCTGGGGGTGCGTGTCCGGCCGGGCAGCACCCCGTCCAGTGTCGTGATGGCCTTCGTATGGCGCCGCCGCACCCGGGCGCGCGCGCTCGGCCTCGGGGTGGGTCCGGTGCTCGAGGCCTGGCTCCAGGGTGGCGACGTGATCGAGCGCGAGGGTGTGGCCATCGGGCAGACCGAACCGGGCGAGCGTCCCTCGATCCTGCGGCCGCGGATACCAGTGGCGTCGATCACCGGCACCAATGGCAAGACCACCACGACGCGGCTGCTGGGCCACATCGGGATGACCGCAGGCCTTCGCACGGCATGGTCATCCACTGATGGCGTCGTCGTGCAGGGCGAGATGGTCGAGGCAGGCGACTACTCCGGCCCCGCCGGTGCTCGGGCCGTGCTGTCGGCCCCCGGTGTTGAGCTGGGCATCCTCGAGACCGCTCGGGGCGGCATGCTGCTCAAGGGGATGGGCGTCAGCTCCAACGACGTCAGCGTCGTCACGAACGTCTCCGCCGACCACCTCGGCCTCCAGGGGATCGACACGGTCGACCAGCTGGCCGAGGTCAAGGCGATCGTCACCAAGGCCACCCGACCCCGTGGCTGGGTGGTGCTCAACGGCGAGGACCCCCGCGTCTGGGCGATGCGCAACGGCATCAAGGCCCGGCCGTGGGTGTTCACCCTGCGTTCCGACGCGCCGGCGATCCGGGAGTCCCTCGACAGCGGTGGCCGTGCGATCACCGTGCTCGACGGGTCGGTCACGGTCCTGGAGAACGGCCAGGACCCCGACCGGCTGGTCAGCATCCTCGACGTCCCGGCCACCCTGTCCGGGCTCTCGGAGCACAACATCGCCAACGCCCTCGCCGGCGCGGCTGCTGCTCTCGGCCTGGGCCTTCCCCGCGAGGCCGTCGTCACCGGACTGCGCACCTTCGCGCCGGACGACAAGCTCAACCCGGGTCGGATGAACACCTACACGCTGCGTCGCGACGACGGGTCGGCCATCACGGTCATCGTCGACCTC
This region includes:
- a CDS encoding tetratricopeptide repeat protein — protein: MTFEPAAEPASQPGSEPVAKPVSAPGVVVTEVRVLEGPNLYFAKPAIKVSLELPGYLAADAELLSALAARIGLRSARPGAPGTEQRQRFVMRLVERGVRLLATASGTTRLGVRVRPGSTPSSVVMAFVWRRRTRARALGLGVGPVLEAWLQGGDVIEREGVAIGQTEPGERPSILRPRIPVASITGTNGKTTTTRLLGHIGMTAGLRTAWSSTDGVVVQGEMVEAGDYSGPAGARAVLSAPGVELGILETARGGMLLKGMGVSSNDVSVVTNVSADHLGLQGIDTVDQLAEVKAIVTKATRPRGWVVLNGEDPRVWAMRNGIKARPWVFTLRSDAPAIRESLDSGGRAITVLDGSVTVLENGQDPDRLVSILDVPATLSGLSEHNIANALAGAAAALGLGLPREAVVTGLRTFAPDDKLNPGRMNTYTLRRDDGSAITVIVDLAHNEAGLEALMDVAHGLKVPGGQVHLGLGLAGDRTDELLESIGEVAGLRADRVVAAHKAHYLRGRTMEDLEAHLRTGLARAGVSDIESYETELGGLQALVPGAADGDVVALMCHAERAQVASWLAQQGATADTAEDIRAKVVAARGEHEFESQIAALWELDDDQARIDAVALLRSRRPSDPRLVFEHASALDAAGKEQDAIPLYREALASGLREPQRHRARIQLASSLRVAGQPELAYSLLTELSAERPGSVAVEAFRALAGVDSGHAESAVADLIEVLLHHAGDEDTLAYQRALSAYAAELRGR
- a CDS encoding SURF1 family protein: MVKVLTSRRWLGAFGVALAFAVAAYFLGQWQWHRYEAKAARADRIHAHYDAKPRPVTDVLGPAPMPLAEEWTRVTMHGRYAADKTLLVRNRPYQGTYGYEVLVPFVDDSGATVLVDRGWVMNAQTAQTLPRVVPPPTASLTVTGWLRRWEPSLGKSMPAGQVASINQAEVSSRVGTQLLGAYVVLDVERLPDGSAPSRPTPLEAPDTDLGPHQAYAFQWWLGMVAGFVLVWFGARREYLEGATTPQQAGPASPKKVRIWDEEDA
- the fabG gene encoding 3-oxoacyl-[acyl-carrier-protein] reductase, which codes for MAGRNVLVTGGNRGIGLSIATALAEAGDNVVITHRSGEPPEGLRGVRCEVTDSASVDQAFTEAEEIWGGPVEVLVANAGVTRDGLLMRMSDEDFDSVIDTNLAGAFRCARRAVKGMIKARRGRIIFISSVVGLYGSPGQTNYSASKAGLVGLARSISRELGGRGITANVVAPGFIETDMTAELPEDRKKAYQATIPAGRFAQPEEVAAAVRFLAGDDAAYITGAVIPVDGGLGMGH
- the fabI gene encoding enoyl-ACP reductase FabI produces the protein MLLEGKKLLITGVLMDSSIAFHVAKIAQEQGAEVVLTSFGRTMRITQTIAKRLPTTPPVVELDVTDSDHLDSLAERLGEHVDHLDGVLHSIGFAPQGAFNFLEGTFEDVSTAMHASAYSLKSLGVAALPLMGQGGSIVGLTFDAKFAWPVYDWMGVAKAAFESTNRYLARDLGPKGIRCNLVAAGPIRTTAAKSIPGFQTFEDTWNERAPLGWDVNDALPAAKACAALLSDWFPATTGEIVHVDGGVHAMGQ
- the moaA gene encoding GTP 3',8-cyclase MoaA; translated protein: MTGLPFPSVRGESRAPEGTVGLPDQLGRVARDLRVSVTDRCNLRCRYCMPAEGLPWLAKPEMLTDDELVRVIGVFVGLGITQIRLTGGEPLLRRSLVDVVRRVAALEPRPRIAMTTNGIGLDRLAQPLADAGLDRVNVSLDTIDPQEFADLTRRDRLHDVELGLKAAAAAGLAPVKVNAVAMRGINDHSVGDLLQWCLDRGYELRFIEQMPLDAQHGWDASTMISAEEIRERLGERFELTPLPAADRGSAPAERFLVDGGPFTVGIIASVSAPFCAACDRTRLTADGQVRNCLFSQRETDLLGPLRAGATDEELAALIQGEMWRKAPGHGIGTADFVQPDRPMSAIGG
- a CDS encoding DUF3099 domain-containing protein, whose amino-acid sequence is MPRPHRHHHDEPVVQSVTTVPESLAQEQAGRIRRYLVTMGIRTACFILAVLTATRGAPWWLWGSLAVAAILLPYVAVVLANAVRPRAPGSSAPVTPRGDGPEQITR